In Candidatus Omnitrophota bacterium, a single window of DNA contains:
- a CDS encoding DegT/DnrJ/EryC1/StrS family aminotransferase — protein sequence MNKLRSIQISQPCTGEEEWQALKEPLMSGWITQGPKVAAFEQAFASRHHVRYGLAASSCTTALHLILASLEIGPGDEVIVPAFTWVATSNAVLYCGAKPVFVDIDPHTFNLDPKSLSAAITPKTRAIIPVHLFGLCADMNAIAEAAQGIPLVEDAACATGSTYKGRPAGGLGTAAAFSFHPRKSITTGEGGMVTTNDKALAECVAKLRNHGAEISEEQRHQGPQPYLLPDFNLLGFNYRMTDLQGAVGLVQLEKLDTMIQDRARWAAYYIEELRAIPWLEPPRIPADCGHAWQSFICTVNETHAPFSRNELMAKLQERGISTRPGTQCVPDLGYYRNQLHFNPEDYPNALRCAQQTLALPLHNRMQAGDFGYIVETLTKLSNGAD from the coding sequence TTGAATAAATTGCGCTCGATTCAAATTTCCCAACCCTGCACCGGCGAAGAAGAGTGGCAGGCTCTCAAAGAACCCTTGATGTCGGGATGGATCACCCAGGGCCCTAAAGTCGCCGCGTTTGAACAGGCCTTCGCTTCGCGCCACCATGTGCGCTACGGACTCGCCGCAAGCAGCTGCACCACCGCCCTGCATTTGATCCTCGCCTCCCTGGAAATCGGCCCCGGGGATGAAGTCATTGTCCCCGCGTTTACCTGGGTTGCAACCTCCAACGCCGTGCTCTACTGCGGAGCAAAGCCCGTATTCGTGGATATTGATCCTCATACATTTAACCTGGACCCCAAGTCTTTGAGTGCAGCAATCACCCCAAAGACCAGAGCCATTATTCCGGTCCATCTTTTCGGTCTCTGCGCTGACATGAATGCGATCGCTGAGGCCGCGCAAGGTATTCCCTTGGTGGAAGATGCGGCCTGCGCTACGGGCAGCACTTACAAGGGCCGGCCCGCAGGGGGTTTGGGAACTGCCGCCGCGTTTTCATTTCATCCGCGCAAGTCGATTACCACCGGCGAGGGAGGCATGGTCACGACGAATGATAAGGCGCTCGCCGAATGCGTGGCCAAGCTCCGCAATCACGGAGCCGAAATCTCGGAAGAGCAGCGCCACCAAGGGCCGCAGCCTTATTTGCTGCCGGACTTCAACTTATTGGGATTCAACTACCGGATGACGGATCTTCAAGGCGCTGTCGGGCTTGTACAACTCGAAAAGCTCGACACCATGATTCAGGATCGAGCGCGCTGGGCTGCCTACTATATAGAGGAACTCCGGGCTATCCCCTGGCTTGAGCCTCCCCGCATTCCCGCTGATTGCGGGCATGCCTGGCAATCCTTTATCTGCACGGTGAACGAAACCCATGCTCCTTTTAGCCGGAACGAACTCATGGCCAAACTCCAAGAGCGCGGCATCAGCACCCGCCCCGGCACCCAATGCGTTCCTGATCTCGGGTACTATCGCAATCAGTTGCATTTCAATCCGGAAGACTACCCCAATGCACTGCGATGCGCGCAGCAAACCCTTGCGCTTCCTTTACACAACCGGATGCAGGCCGGCGATTTCGGATACATTGTGGAAACGTTGACAAAGTTGTCCAACGGAGCGGATTGA
- a CDS encoding NAD-dependent epimerase/dehydratase family protein: MDLKGKRFLVIGGAGLIGSHTVDQLLQEDVEEVCVFDNFARGSKENLSQALKDPRTRIFEHGGDILHPELLDAAMKRMDGVFHFAALWLLHCEEYPRSAFDVNIRGTFNVLEACARNSVKRLVYSSSASVYGDAVAEPMTEGHPFNNRTFYGATKIAGEAMARALYHRYKKTDSAFDYVGLRYMNVFGPRQDYNGAYVSVIMRILDRLDEGLPPILYGDGSQAYDFVAVQDCAAANLCAMKSETVDSFYNVGTGKKTTLKELAELLLQITGSKQKIVYEAAGPTFVKNRVGCPQKAQKELGFTASVGLKQGLERLVEWRNKDKVGAAL, from the coding sequence ATGGATCTAAAAGGAAAGCGATTTTTGGTGATCGGAGGAGCCGGATTGATCGGTTCCCACACCGTAGACCAACTCCTCCAAGAGGATGTGGAAGAAGTCTGCGTGTTTGATAACTTCGCCCGCGGCTCCAAAGAAAATCTCAGCCAAGCGCTCAAAGACCCGCGCACCCGGATCTTTGAGCACGGCGGGGACATTTTGCACCCGGAGCTCTTGGATGCGGCCATGAAACGGATGGACGGCGTCTTCCATTTTGCCGCGCTTTGGCTACTGCACTGTGAGGAATACCCCCGCAGCGCCTTTGACGTCAATATCAGAGGGACCTTCAACGTGCTGGAGGCTTGCGCCAGGAATTCCGTCAAAAGACTTGTCTATTCTTCATCCGCCTCTGTATACGGAGACGCGGTTGCCGAACCCATGACCGAGGGGCATCCTTTCAACAACCGCACGTTTTACGGAGCCACCAAGATTGCGGGCGAGGCCATGGCCCGCGCCCTCTATCATCGCTACAAAAAAACAGACTCAGCCTTCGACTATGTGGGACTGCGCTATATGAACGTGTTTGGCCCGCGACAGGATTATAACGGCGCTTATGTTTCGGTGATCATGCGGATTCTGGATCGCTTGGACGAGGGACTGCCGCCTATTCTTTACGGGGACGGGTCTCAGGCCTATGATTTTGTGGCTGTGCAGGATTGTGCCGCGGCCAACCTTTGCGCAATGAAGTCCGAGACCGTGGATTCCTTTTACAACGTAGGAACGGGCAAGAAAACCACGCTCAAAGAACTGGCTGAACTGCTTCTGCAAATCACGGGATCCAAGCAGAAGATTGTGTATGAGGCCGCCGGACCGACTTTTGTAAAAAACCGCGTGGGGTGTCCGCAAAAGGCTCAAAAAGAACTCGGGTTCACTGCATCGGTCGGACTCAAGCAAGGGCTTGAACGGCTTGTGGAATGGCGTAACAAGGACAAAGTAGGAGCGGCCCTTTGA
- a CDS encoding membrane-associated protein, translated as MHRLDVARCALSVGVAWSSCIFLMGLMARRGTGVELVRLLSRIYRGFGPSFRGLLLGSLWALADGALTGALFALFVNLF; from the coding sequence TTGCATCGTTTGGATGTGGCCCGCTGCGCCCTGAGTGTGGGCGTGGCCTGGTCATCGTGCATCTTTTTGATGGGCCTCATGGCCCGAAGGGGCACCGGCGTGGAGCTGGTACGCCTCCTCTCGCGGATCTATCGGGGCTTTGGGCCCTCCTTCCGGGGCCTGCTGCTTGGATCCCTGTGGGCCCTGGCCGACGGCGCCCTGACCGGCGCCCTCTTTGCCCTGTTCGTGAACCTCTTCTGA
- a CDS encoding MCE family protein, which translates to MAKRANYFKIGLFVIIGITLGLMSLVYLGAGTVFQERYSVETYLDESVQGLAVGSPVKHRGVNIGKIDEITFVRNTYHKDEDDPGFAKFGHFVVIRFSTEENFFGHRPISEMRRLIQRNVEQGLRARLAPEGITGLAYLEIDYMDPQRHPAMEIDWVPTALYIPSAASTMSRLSETFDELSDSFKNDLAPAMRNVREAAKDMPETMQNLNRVLARLDRMMTSQQLNLEELSNNLRMTSEEIKELVEKLHAHPAQVLFGGPPQRPKVVEDE; encoded by the coding sequence ATGGCCAAGCGAGCCAATTATTTTAAAATCGGTCTCTTTGTGATCATCGGGATCACCCTCGGACTGATGAGCTTGGTTTATCTGGGCGCAGGAACGGTTTTCCAGGAAAGGTATTCGGTCGAGACCTATTTGGACGAATCCGTGCAAGGGCTGGCTGTCGGTTCCCCGGTCAAGCACCGCGGCGTGAACATCGGCAAAATCGATGAAATCACCTTTGTGCGAAACACATATCACAAAGACGAAGACGATCCGGGGTTTGCGAAATTCGGTCATTTTGTGGTCATTCGCTTTTCCACAGAGGAAAATTTTTTCGGGCATCGCCCCATTTCCGAAATGCGGAGGCTGATCCAACGTAATGTCGAGCAGGGCCTGCGCGCCCGGTTGGCTCCCGAAGGCATCACGGGACTCGCCTATTTGGAAATTGATTACATGGATCCACAACGCCATCCGGCCATGGAGATCGATTGGGTGCCGACGGCACTCTACATCCCTTCGGCGGCAAGCACCATGAGCCGGCTCTCAGAGACCTTCGATGAATTGAGTGACAGCTTCAAAAATGACTTAGCGCCTGCCATGCGCAATGTCCGTGAGGCAGCAAAGGACATGCCCGAAACCATGCAAAATCTCAATCGCGTTCTCGCGCGCCTGGACCGCATGATGACCAGCCAACAGCTCAATCTCGAAGAATTGTCCAACAACCTGCGCATGACCAGCGAGGAAATCAAAGAACTCGTCGAAAAACTCCACGCCCATCCTGCGCAGGTTCTTTTCGGCGGCCCACCACAAAGACCAAAGGTGGTAGAAGATGAGTAA
- a CDS encoding ATP-binding cassette domain-containing protein: MVEEKQSIVEVRNLTTGFGDEIILKDVSFDVRRGEILVILGASGSGKSVLLKHMIGLYKPFSGEILVHGQNIGSAEGEDRKRLLMSIGVMYQNGALFGSMNLLENVRLPLEIFTDLPPKAQNLIAMMKLRLVGLDAFSKHMPAEVSGGMKKRAAIARAMPLEPEILFLDEPSAGLDPITSADLDELILKLSRTLGITFVVVSHELPSIYAIADRVVMLDKNKQTLVAEGSPEQLRDHSDNTWVRQFFNRSPSGEELN; encoded by the coding sequence ATGGTTGAAGAAAAGCAGTCCATTGTGGAAGTCCGGAATCTAACGACAGGCTTTGGAGACGAAATCATCCTGAAGGATGTCTCCTTTGACGTCCGCCGCGGCGAGATCCTCGTCATTCTGGGCGCCTCGGGCAGCGGCAAAAGCGTTCTCCTCAAACACATGATCGGCCTGTACAAACCCTTTTCAGGGGAGATCCTGGTCCACGGCCAAAATATCGGCTCAGCCGAAGGAGAGGACCGGAAGAGACTACTCATGAGCATAGGTGTTATGTATCAAAACGGAGCACTCTTCGGCTCGATGAATCTGTTGGAAAACGTTCGGCTGCCCTTGGAAATATTCACGGACCTGCCTCCTAAGGCCCAAAACCTGATTGCGATGATGAAGCTGCGCCTCGTAGGCCTGGATGCGTTTTCAAAACACATGCCTGCTGAAGTCAGCGGCGGCATGAAAAAACGCGCCGCCATTGCGCGGGCCATGCCCCTGGAACCGGAGATCTTATTTCTGGATGAACCCTCGGCGGGATTGGATCCCATTACCTCGGCGGATCTGGACGAACTGATTCTGAAGCTTTCACGCACCTTAGGGATCACTTTTGTGGTGGTCAGTCATGAATTACCAAGCATTTATGCCATTGCGGACCGTGTCGTCATGCTGGACAAAAACAAACAGACGCTCGTTGCCGAGGGCTCCCCGGAGCAACTCCGGGACCATTCGGACAACACCTGGGTGCGGCAGTTCTTCAACCGCTCCCCGTCGGGTGAGGAACTCAACTGA
- a CDS encoding MlaE family lipid ABC transporter permease subunit, which translates to MPRSKFATLSPGLRTEELPQGGLRFVLEGALDTSTVPGLWRTADTLLKNPIPRLEVDAKGLQSCDGHGIALLVHWCRHQSLAQHEFHVEGLRKEYKALFELFPAGEFRSIPESVHHPVNIPEEIGEIVLNGLSDIRSQVAFVGELAMAVVWAFRHPRQVRWKDAWLVAEQVGVNALPIVCLIGFLMGLIMAFQSAIPMKQFGADVFLPNLVGLAMLRELGPLMTAVVLAGRSGSAFAAEIGTMKINEEVDALNTMGVDSLRFLVLPRVIAAVVMMPLLTLFANVAGLIGGLVVFLSMGYPFITYVNQLSAMLKASDLWGGLIKALVFAVLVASAGCLRGLETRLGASAVGVSTTRAVVSGIILIAVADGVLSVVYYYLGI; encoded by the coding sequence ATGCCCAGATCTAAGTTCGCTACCCTCAGCCCCGGATTGCGCACAGAGGAACTCCCACAGGGAGGTCTGCGCTTTGTCCTGGAAGGGGCACTGGATACCTCTACGGTCCCCGGGCTGTGGCGCACGGCAGATACCCTGCTAAAGAATCCCATCCCTCGTTTGGAGGTAGACGCCAAAGGTCTTCAATCCTGTGACGGCCACGGGATTGCGCTGCTCGTGCACTGGTGCCGGCACCAGTCCCTCGCTCAGCACGAATTCCATGTCGAAGGCTTGCGCAAGGAATACAAGGCCCTCTTTGAGCTCTTTCCTGCCGGAGAATTCAGAAGTATCCCCGAAAGCGTGCACCATCCTGTGAATATCCCCGAAGAAATCGGGGAAATCGTCCTGAACGGGCTGTCCGATATCCGCAGCCAAGTGGCCTTTGTGGGAGAACTCGCAATGGCTGTGGTTTGGGCATTTCGCCACCCCCGCCAAGTGCGATGGAAAGACGCCTGGCTGGTGGCAGAACAAGTCGGGGTCAACGCATTGCCCATCGTGTGCCTTATCGGTTTCCTGATGGGACTGATCATGGCCTTCCAGTCGGCCATCCCCATGAAGCAATTCGGAGCAGATGTCTTCTTGCCCAATCTCGTGGGACTGGCCATGCTGCGCGAGCTCGGCCCGCTCATGACTGCCGTGGTCCTCGCCGGCCGCTCCGGCTCTGCCTTTGCCGCGGAAATCGGCACCATGAAAATCAACGAAGAGGTCGACGCGCTCAACACCATGGGCGTGGACTCCCTGCGTTTCCTGGTCCTGCCGCGCGTCATTGCCGCTGTGGTCATGATGCCCCTGCTCACCCTCTTTGCGAATGTCGCGGGTCTCATCGGCGGCCTTGTCGTTTTCCTGTCCATGGGCTACCCCTTCATCACCTATGTCAACCAACTCAGCGCCATGCTCAAGGCCTCGGATCTCTGGGGAGGGCTCATCAAGGCGCTCGTGTTTGCCGTTTTGGTGGCCAGCGCCGGCTGCCTGCGCGGCTTAGAGACTCGCCTGGGCGCCAGCGCAGTCGGCGTCTCCACCACACGAGCGGTCGTCAGCGGCATCATCCTGATCGCGGTTGCCGACGGCGTGCTCTCTGTGGTCTATTACTACTTGGGGATTTGA
- a CDS encoding class I SAM-dependent methyltransferase yields the protein MTATRTLTREPEPTMVMNEPAQVEAYVAAGRRRGTLGTSYLFHAARISQVIQGAKNVVDFACGPATLLAEVAALNPHITFLGADLSENMLRHAQSHVESLGLSNVRFALEDITALPGLADHSADAVISTMSLHQLPSRDHLRACFEQVTRVLRPGGAVYLADFGLVKSLQTVTFMSQMDAPNQPGHVTEDYERSLRAAFQLEDFKHLAEETLPAHVRVYTTFAVPFMVVIKTRDHALPRKTRRRLAYMRSRLEPRYCRELDDLRRSFSLGGLRNDPFRFG from the coding sequence GTGACGGCAACCCGCACTTTGACCCGTGAGCCAGAGCCCACCATGGTCATGAACGAGCCGGCGCAAGTTGAGGCTTATGTCGCGGCCGGCCGCCGGCGCGGGACCCTGGGGACGTCCTATCTTTTTCATGCCGCGCGCATCTCCCAGGTCATTCAGGGTGCCAAGAATGTGGTTGATTTCGCCTGTGGCCCCGCCACTTTGCTGGCCGAAGTCGCGGCTCTCAACCCGCATATCACTTTCTTGGGGGCCGATCTTTCAGAAAACATGCTTCGCCACGCGCAGTCCCATGTGGAGTCCCTGGGCCTGTCCAATGTCCGCTTTGCCTTAGAGGACATCACTGCCCTTCCCGGCCTCGCGGACCACTCCGCGGATGCGGTCATCAGCACCATGTCCCTGCACCAGCTGCCGAGTCGCGATCATCTGCGCGCCTGTTTTGAGCAGGTCACGCGCGTGCTCCGTCCCGGAGGCGCTGTCTACCTGGCGGATTTCGGATTGGTCAAATCCCTGCAGACGGTGACTTTTATGAGTCAAATGGATGCTCCCAACCAGCCTGGGCATGTGACCGAAGATTATGAGCGTTCGCTTCGCGCTGCGTTTCAGCTGGAAGACTTCAAGCATTTGGCTGAGGAGACTTTACCGGCTCATGTGCGCGTGTACACGACCTTTGCCGTCCCCTTCATGGTGGTCATCAAGACCCGGGATCATGCATTGCCGCGGAAAACCAGACGTCGCTTGGCGTACATGCGCAGCCGGCTTGAGCCGCGCTATTGCCGCGAGTTGGATGACCTGCGGAGATCTTTTTCTCTAGGGGGATTGAGGAACGACCCGTTCCGATTTGGCTAG
- a CDS encoding tetratricopeptide repeat protein: MSLRKLAPFLLLLGASLIAYAHSFHVPFLFDDGPSILDNPYIRQLWPPWVTLLPPPSAPEAWRPVVSLSLAINYAINEFSPRGYHILNWAVHTGVGWALFVWLRSVFGLPRLARLNERAADLALAIALLWIVHPLLTQSVTYIIQRAECMMALFYVLTLYSVARSAKSPGSRAWMWAAIVFCGLGMLTKRIMVTAPVMALVYDRLFLAESWKELWNKRRALYLGLCATWAPMLLLMWMSPEAAHPGYGFGMAELNALDYAASQPAVILHYIRLVIWPSPLVFDYAWPVAKTTAEILPYAIAILILLALTIFGLLRRHPAAFLGFWFFGLLAPSSSFVPIADLAAEHRMYLPSVALITGVVLALDYFAQRKAFWTAVLLLCIPLTILTLDRNRDYRSAEAIWKDTVTKRPLNPHAQYNYGSVLSAQGRLDEALPYLFEALRLDPTYADVNNNIGAVLGQQGRLDEAEPYFLRALEINPDFADARRNLLLLKQLEKP; the protein is encoded by the coding sequence TTGTCGCTACGTAAGCTCGCACCTTTCTTGCTGTTACTCGGCGCCTCCCTGATCGCCTATGCCCACAGCTTTCATGTGCCCTTTCTTTTTGATGACGGCCCCTCGATTCTGGACAATCCCTATATCCGCCAACTCTGGCCTCCGTGGGTCACACTGCTGCCTCCGCCCAGCGCGCCCGAAGCCTGGAGGCCGGTTGTAAGTCTCTCATTAGCAATAAATTACGCAATAAACGAATTTTCTCCGCGAGGGTACCACATCCTGAATTGGGCGGTGCACACCGGTGTGGGGTGGGCCCTTTTTGTTTGGCTCCGGTCGGTCTTCGGTCTGCCGCGGCTCGCTCGCCTCAATGAGCGGGCCGCAGACCTGGCTCTGGCAATCGCGCTTCTGTGGATCGTGCACCCGTTGCTCACGCAAAGCGTCACCTATATCATTCAGCGCGCCGAGTGCATGATGGCTCTTTTCTATGTGCTGACTCTGTACTCAGTCGCCCGCAGCGCCAAGTCGCCCGGCTCTCGCGCCTGGATGTGGGCTGCGATCGTCTTTTGCGGCCTCGGCATGTTGACCAAACGCATTATGGTCACTGCCCCGGTGATGGCGCTGGTGTACGACCGGCTCTTTCTTGCAGAATCCTGGAAGGAACTTTGGAACAAACGCCGGGCCCTCTATCTTGGATTGTGCGCCACTTGGGCCCCGATGCTTTTGTTGATGTGGATGTCGCCTGAAGCGGCCCATCCCGGCTATGGATTCGGCATGGCGGAGCTCAATGCCCTGGACTATGCGGCTTCCCAACCTGCGGTGATCTTGCACTACATACGCCTAGTAATTTGGCCCAGTCCCCTGGTCTTTGACTATGCCTGGCCAGTGGCAAAAACCACTGCTGAAATCCTGCCCTACGCGATTGCAATCCTGATCCTGCTCGCTCTGACAATTTTCGGACTCCTTCGCCGGCACCCTGCGGCCTTCTTGGGATTTTGGTTTTTCGGTCTGCTGGCCCCTTCATCGAGCTTTGTCCCCATTGCCGACTTGGCGGCCGAGCACCGGATGTACCTGCCTAGTGTGGCACTCATTACGGGAGTCGTGCTGGCACTGGACTATTTTGCACAACGCAAAGCCTTTTGGACCGCGGTCTTGCTGCTTTGTATCCCGCTGACGATTCTGACACTCGACCGCAACCGGGATTACCGCAGCGCTGAGGCCATCTGGAAGGACACAGTCACAAAACGGCCTCTCAATCCGCATGCGCAGTACAATTACGGTTCTGTCCTCAGCGCCCAAGGCCGCTTGGACGAGGCCCTTCCCTATTTGTTCGAGGCCCTTCGCCTCGATCCCACTTATGCGGATGTAAACAACAATATCGGCGCGGTGCTCGGGCAACAGGGGCGATTGGATGAAGCTGAGCCCTATTTTTTGCGCGCTTTGGAAATAAACCCGGACTTTGCGGATGCGCGCCGGAATCTTTTATTGCTCAAACAACTCGAAAAACCTTGA
- a CDS encoding class I SAM-dependent methyltransferase, with the protein MLQKISKQEILELVSQDLGISEHDKDEMAIPSHTHANPLIRWLMWERYRAIDRIGGFGKDTAVLEFGCGSGIFLPTLCANADKVYALDLFPQYAQCLCEQRGLRVEFVSELSQIPERSLDVIVAADVLEHISPLEPYLQSFRSRLKAGGRLLVSGPTENWVYKIGRWVAGFGDKGDYHVTDIHRLKPAISQAGFELRHTTALPFRLPPHLFLIYEFVAT; encoded by the coding sequence ATGCTTCAAAAAATTTCCAAGCAGGAAATCCTTGAACTTGTTTCCCAGGACCTCGGCATCTCCGAGCACGACAAAGACGAGATGGCCATCCCCTCTCACACGCACGCGAATCCCTTGATCCGATGGCTCATGTGGGAGCGCTATAGAGCCATCGATCGCATCGGTGGCTTTGGCAAAGACACGGCCGTTTTGGAATTCGGATGCGGCAGCGGAATCTTCTTGCCCACCTTGTGCGCCAATGCGGACAAGGTGTATGCGTTGGATTTATTCCCTCAATATGCGCAATGCCTGTGTGAGCAACGCGGATTGAGAGTCGAATTCGTTTCGGAGCTCTCCCAGATCCCGGAACGCAGCTTGGATGTGATTGTGGCAGCCGATGTCCTGGAGCACATCAGTCCTTTGGAACCCTATTTGCAATCCTTTCGCTCCAGGCTCAAAGCGGGCGGGCGGCTCTTGGTCTCCGGCCCCACTGAAAATTGGGTTTATAAAATCGGCCGGTGGGTCGCAGGCTTCGGAGACAAGGGCGACTACCATGTCACGGACATTCACCGCCTCAAGCCGGCAATTTCCCAGGCCGGCTTTGAGCTGCGGCACACAACCGCGCTGCCATTCCGGCTTCCACCCCACCTCTTCCTGATTTATGAATTTGTCGCTACGTAA
- a CDS encoding mechanosensitive ion channel family protein, giving the protein MNIELSKILQLQCLGNSVQSYLISVFSLIGILIFLYFIKVVLLNKIKALAERTSSDFDDFLVGLISQIRWHLYFIVAIYFGTRNLVLNPALDRILAILLVVFVSFRAVRILQSCIGYGMEKWLGKTPENALDAKASAQFLGVLINGALWVAAVLFIMSNLGINVTSFIAGLGIGGIAVALAAQAILGDAFSAISIHVDKPFRVGDFIIVDDLLGVVEHVGLKTTRVQSLHGEGLVFPNSDLTSSRIRNFKRMRERRIAFSVGATYQTTLEQLKKIPPMAAEILEGIEEAHLDRCHFKEFGNFSLNFEIVYYVHSPDYNVYMNVQQKINWALKEGFEREGIEFAYPTQTLFLEKTAA; this is encoded by the coding sequence ATGAACATTGAGCTTTCTAAAATTTTGCAATTGCAGTGCTTAGGGAATTCCGTTCAATCCTACCTCATCTCTGTCTTCAGCCTGATCGGCATTCTGATTTTCCTCTATTTTATCAAGGTGGTTCTCCTCAATAAGATCAAGGCCCTGGCAGAGCGCACTTCCAGTGATTTCGACGACTTTCTTGTGGGTCTCATATCCCAGATACGCTGGCATCTCTACTTTATTGTGGCTATTTATTTTGGAACACGGAATCTGGTCTTGAACCCGGCGCTGGACCGCATCCTCGCCATCTTGCTGGTGGTCTTTGTCAGCTTTCGGGCCGTTCGTATTCTGCAGTCTTGTATCGGCTACGGGATGGAGAAATGGTTGGGTAAAACACCAGAGAATGCGCTTGACGCCAAGGCCTCGGCCCAGTTTCTGGGCGTTCTTATCAACGGGGCTCTTTGGGTTGCGGCCGTGCTTTTTATCATGAGCAACTTGGGTATTAATGTGACCTCGTTTATAGCCGGTTTGGGGATCGGGGGTATTGCTGTTGCCCTTGCCGCACAAGCGATTTTGGGCGATGCTTTCAGCGCCATTTCCATCCATGTGGACAAACCTTTCCGTGTGGGCGACTTCATTATTGTGGACGATTTACTCGGTGTGGTGGAGCATGTGGGGCTCAAGACGACGCGCGTGCAAAGCCTGCACGGCGAAGGACTTGTGTTCCCCAACAGTGATCTCACCAGTTCCCGTATCCGCAACTTCAAAAGGATGCGGGAGCGCCGCATTGCCTTTAGTGTTGGAGCCACCTACCAGACGACTCTGGAACAGCTCAAGAAAATTCCTCCGATGGCGGCCGAGATTCTTGAGGGGATAGAAGAGGCGCACCTGGACCGTTGCCACTTCAAGGAATTCGGTAATTTCAGCTTGAATTTCGAAATCGTCTACTACGTTCACTCCCCGGACTACAACGTCTATATGAACGTCCAGCAGAAGATCAACTGGGCCCTCAAGGAAGGCTTTGAGCGCGAGGGCATTGAGTTCGCGTATCCCACCCAGACGCTGTTCTTAGAAAAAACCGCAGCCTAA